In Chloroflexota bacterium, the genomic window GCGCGCTGGCTGCCCAGGCTGCTCTTCTATCTCGTCCGCTGGCCGCTGGCCATCCTGACCTGGCTGCTCACCCGCACCTCCACCGCCGCCCTGCGCGACTTCGATTCCCTGTTGGCTCGGAGCGGATTTCGCGCTCGGCTGGTCGCCTCCTACCTGGGCGGTAGCCTGGTCCTGTACGAGATCCTCCCCGCTGATGCGGCCCAGCCGGAGGCCGAACTCCCCGCCCCTGTGGTCGGTCGTTTGCGTCATCGCGTGACCTTGCGCACCTTGTTACTTGATTTGTGGATGCTGTTTTTCCGTATCATCCCGCCCTATCCCAAGGTGCGTCCGGGGTTGTATGCCGTCGGCCATCCCGGCCCGGACTCCCCTTTGCTGGTCACCGGCAATTTCGACTTGACGGTGCGCCGTCTGGTCCGAGGGATCGACGGGCGGGCGGATGTCTGGCTGCTGGTGGCCGATTCGGCCGGGATCAACGTCTGGTGCGCGGCCGGCGGCGGCTACTTCACCGCCGAGAAGGTGATCTCCGCCGTGAGGTCCTCCCGTGTGGAGGAGGTCGTCAGCCATCACGCCCTGATTTTGCCCCAGTTATGCGCCAACGGTGTGGACGGGTGGCGGATACGGCGGGAGATCGGCTGGGGGGTGCACTGGGGGCCCGTTCGTGCGGAGGACGTCCCGGCCTACCTGGCCGCCGGGCGCAAGAAGACGGATGACATGCGATGGGTGCGGTTTCCGGTGAGGGATCGGCTGGAGATGGTCACCGTCACGTTGGGGTTCTACGGGTTGCTGATCCTGCTTCCCGTCCTGCTTTTCTGGCGGGGAATGTTCTGGCCGATCACCGCCAGCCTGGTGGGCCTCTCCTATTTCTACGCGATCGTGCACCCGTGGCTCCCGGGCCGCGATGGGCTGCTCAAGAGCATTCCGCTGACCTTGATCGCGCTGGCCGGCCTGCTCACCTATACTGTGATCTGGGATCCGCTGCCGGCGACGCGGCTGTTCAACTGGACGGTGGGACTGACTGGCCTGTCCGTCTTCACCGCCGCCGAACTGCAGGGCATGTCCCCCTTGATGCGCGGCGAGCAGGCCAATTGGGGGTGGGAGGCCATCATCGGTGTGATGCTGGGATTGATCTACTGGCTGGTCCCGCTGGCGCTGGGCTGGAGGTGAGGTCATGAGCGCTCACCCCACCCTGTGGTCCTCTCTGGCCGAGCACTGGCGGATCGCCCGTCGCCTGCGGCGGCTGCGGATCCATTTCGATCCGGAGAAGTGCGCTGGGGTCTGGCAATGCTATGAGGTCTGCCCGGTGGGCTGCTGGACGCCCGATCGTGCCCGTCGGGTGGCCGTCTTCCACGATCCGGAGCGATGTATCGCCTGTGGGGCCTGCGTGTTGCAGTGCCCGGAGAAGGCGATCGAGCTGAGGTGATCGGCTCCTGCCCGCCGGGTACCCTGGTCGCGATGGGCTGTGGGCCATCGCCCCCGTGGATGGACGGGGCAGGCCGATCGGTGGAGGACGGGATCATGGGCAGGCCCGAGGAGGGATGTCCTCCAGGGATGACTTCAAGTCGCTCTCATCGAGAAGCCCACTGGCGAATGGGCCTTCGCAGACGATCCGTATGAATTGCTCGAAATCCGTCGGGGGGGTGCTCGTCGCTTGCAGCCAGCCCAGATCCAGCAGGTAGGCCTGGCCATCGGTGTGCCAGATGACGAGCCTCTGACCTCGCGGGGCGAAGGCGTGGCCGGCCCGGCCCGAGCCCAGATCGGCCAGCGGGTGGGACGGGCGCTGCACATCCCATAGCTCGCTCTGGTCGTCGTTGTATTGGATGACGAAGTAGGCTCCATCCGAGCTGAACCACACTCGATCGGCCCTGGCGACGCTCGTGAGCTCGGCGACCAGTGAACCGTCGGCGATACGGCGCAACTCAGCGGGTTTGCGGGCGTAGCCGATCACGAAGTGGGTCGCGTCCGGGTTTGGGCTGAACGCCGTCCAGAGAACCCCTTTCGTGGCCGGCACGGGTGAGCCGTCGACCGTCCGGTGTAGCTCGGGATATCCCTTTGGCTCGCGGGTGATGAGATATCTGGCAAGCGGGTCTTTGGCGAACTCCACCTGGACGAAGCTGCCCAGTTGGCTGATGAGCGAGCCGTCGGCGGCCCGCCGGAGCTCAGCGGGCATCCCATGAGTGTACTGGACCACAAAGTAGGCGGCCTCTGGATCCGGGCTGAAATCCACTTGGGCGATCTTCACCCGTCTAGAGCCTACCTCGTTGAACGTGGCGAGCACGGATCCATCGATGGCGCTGCGTAGCTCGCCATACTCGCCGTCGTACCCGATTACCAGGCGCTCTTTTCCAAAGTACACGTCCCGGGCGTAGCCCGGGAGCGGCATGACCGAGCCATCGGCGATGCGGCGCAGCTCGACGAGGCCCTCTCGATAGCGGACCGCGAAGAAGGAGGCGGCTGGATCCGAACTGAACGAGATCTGGATAGGGACGTCGGTGAGAGACACGGGCGAGCCGTCGGCGGTGCGCAGCAGTTCGGGATAGCCGTCGCCGCATGGGACCGGGGGCAGCTCGGCGATCTCTTCCGAGCACCCCATGCTGGGATCGAGCACGTAATTCACGAGCAGGTAGGTTGCATCGGCGTCGGGGCTGAACTGCACGGAGAAGAGGAACTCGGCGCTGGCCAGGGTGGTGATGACCGAGCCATCGGATGTGCGACGCAGCTCGGCGGGGGGATCGTTCTCGTATATCTCTATCCCATACATCCCTTGCTGGGACGTTTCCACCCGATTGCCATATTGGATGGCTACATAGCTTGCGGCGGGATCCGGGCTGAAGTTTATCCGGCTGGGGCTGCCCGTGAGCGTGGCGATCAGCTGGCCGTCGGCGCTGCGACGCAGCTCACCGGGGGTGCCGTCCTCATAGCTCACCACGAAGTAGGTGGCGGCCGGGTCCGGGCTGAATTGCACCTGGGTTACTTTGCCCGTGAGCGAGGTGATGAGGGATCCCTCGGCGATACGGCGCAGCTCGCCCGGCCGGTCCCCGTAGTCGATCACGAGGCGGTCGGGGCTGAAGAAGATCGTATCCAGCCGGCCGGGAAGGGACATGGGCATGCCGTCCTCGGTCCGGCGCAGCTCTTGCGGCGCTTTCGTGTACTGGATCATTACATAGGTGGCGGCCGGGTCCGGGCTGAACTGGGC contains:
- a CDS encoding methyltransferase domain-containing protein, which produces MATVFMKWLETSPKDYDRGIQILTLGRLGRLKEKIVREYVRAGARVLEIGCGTGVLAARMARQGAVVAGIDASPAMLAEARRRIAAEGLGDHVTLRHMDATRIEDEFPPASFDLIVSTLVFSELPPDEQRYVLDACAGLLAPGGRLLIADEVIPARWLPRLLFYLVRWPLAILTWLLTRTSTAALRDFDSLLARSGFRARLVASYLGGSLVLYEILPADAAQPEAELPAPVVGRLRHRVTLRTLLLDLWMLFFRIIPPYPKVRPGLYAVGHPGPDSPLLVTGNFDLTVRRLVRGIDGRADVWLLVADSAGINVWCAAGGGYFTAEKVISAVRSSRVEEVVSHHALILPQLCANGVDGWRIRREIGWGVHWGPVRAEDVPAYLAAGRKKTDDMRWVRFPVRDRLEMVTVTLGFYGLLILLPVLLFWRGMFWPITASLVGLSYFYAIVHPWLPGRDGLLKSIPLTLIALAGLLTYTVIWDPLPATRLFNWTVGLTGLSVFTAAELQGMSPLMRGEQANWGWEAIIGVMLGLIYWLVPLALGWR
- a CDS encoding 4Fe-4S dicluster domain-containing protein, with the translated sequence MSAHPTLWSSLAEHWRIARRLRRLRIHFDPEKCAGVWQCYEVCPVGCWTPDRARRVAVFHDPERCIACGACVLQCPEKAIELR